The following is a genomic window from Mya arenaria isolate MELC-2E11 chromosome 4, ASM2691426v1.
CAATGCCTTACACTTTACAGGAAGACACAATGGATGAAGTAGCAGCCCTACAAAAGGAGAGTGAGCTTCCCATTGAAAGCCTGATTGAAAGTCTTCCAAAGGAAATCCTTGAAAATCCAGCAAGCATTCCCTCGGATTCAGAGCATGAAGAGGAGCAAACTACTGTTAAGGACAAGGTTTGTAGCATTTTCATGGTACAAGTAATTTTCTCTGACATTACATTTACAGCTATGTGGCATTTACAGCTATGTGTCGAAGTGTGCAAACAATTGGGGTCAGCTGCTTTTGCAACCAATATTGGCTATAACCCATAATCGGAGTTCTATGGCAATAGAAAAAGCTCAGCTATGGCTTAATTACCAAAATTGGTCAGGCACATTTTGATCTGTCACATATTGCAAGAAATTGCTTCATTCAAAAAACTTAAGAAATGAAGTTGATGTGCTATACTATTCCCCTCttcaaaaataacatatttttcccCTAACCAGGTGAAAAAATCCCCATTGATACCTACAAAAATAGATTAGGAGCAATGTTTCTAAACATGGAAATGCAGCAATatagtgccattcatgaatatattggtaggtttgttgaatataaggtttgaaaacaagttgaacaaTATGAAACATGTTAGTATTTTCCTCCTTTGTGCCATAGTGACACTACTTTTCCCCTATCAAAGGGTCCTGGATATGCTTGGCAAATTAAATTTTTAAGGATCCAAATAGGCTCTGAATTGGCTGTAACACATCGGAGTTCACATACTCATTGATGTCTTTTATGGCCATAGAAAAAGCTCGGCTAGGACTTGATTACCAACATTGGTCAGGCACATTCTGATCAGTGGTTGCTCAAGTCTAACATGAAACTTGCTTCTTTATGTTAGAAAATTAGGGAAAAAAGTCTTCTGATGTGACAAGTGTTGTTGAGAGACCCTTTTACATGTTGATTACTAATTGGCTGTAACATGGCATCAGCTGATGTCTTTTATGGCCATAGAAAAAGCTCTGCTAGGACTTAATTACCAACATTGGTCAGGCACATTCTGATCAGTGGTTGCTTAAGTCTAACATATTTcttacatgggtgaaagttttccgtATTAATACGGAATTCCGTATTTTCGGTCTTCTCAGGGGTCATTTTTCCAAAACGTGTAAATCCGGTGagtttttcgggggggggggggggggggggggtaccccATCATCCACCATCAACATCGCGATCCACTCAAAATCGAAGACAAAACCAAGTTAAATTACTGGTTTTCCAATTTCGTTCTATAAATAGCGTTGACATAAGCAGTAACTTTCTGTCGGCGATATCAGCCGAATGTTTCCGAAAACAGTCGTTTCATTTCGTGAAATAGCATTGTAATTCCAATTTTCTCCGAGTGACCTCGGCAGTTTCCGCGCTAACAAAAACTTTGATGGCGGAAAAGGCCAGTTTTCGCCGAGGACTTACGGTCAGTACCCTTTACGACTTTTACGACATACCGCAAATTGGAagcaaaagtaaacaaaaaaattaatcgaaatactgctgtcaaaattgaacaatgaaGTTTCTACCCCCAGGGTATAATACTAAAGAGCTTGAACAGCCTGCGAAAAACAAATGGAGGTGGCAATGGCTGTCAGAAGTCGATTCGAAGGGTGTGAAATGGTCCGATTGGCTCCAAAAGATAGAAGTATGTGGTGTGGCTTTTTGCAGTCTGTGTGGGAAAACAATCAACTACAAATCAAACGGAAAGAAAGCACTCAAACTTCATTGCGAAGATGCAAACCATCAGAAAAACCATAGGGTAGTGAAAACCAATACGGTAAAATAGTGTTtactatatatattaatatcatttttattagttgtattttcactttcagtatgttttatttttaatcagtaGTGTAGTAAATACAAAATGTGTTACAATGACACTAGTACTTATAATCATCATGAcactcatttatttatttttcttatttggtgACCATTAGGAGTTCCCTATCTAAAGAATTTGAGAcctgtacaaaaatgaaaaaaaatatttttattgataatgtttGAGGTAAATTAGGTTAAGACATAAAGTCATATTTGATGGTGACACAGCAAGGTGAgatttatcttatatatttttaggtCCTGCCTGGGTCTTCACAAGCCAGTAAGCAGTCTGAGTCTATGCTAGACAGGGTCGCCAAGCAACGTGCCATTACAGCATCTTTCCTGAGTGAACATTGCCTGCCATTCACATTGGCACCAGAGCTGTTAGAGTTTGCAAAACGGTTGAGTCAAGACAAACAAGCACTAGACAAGACCACCATTTCTAAGACTAGTGCTACTTACATAAACACACATGGCGTTGCAAAAAGTTTGAAGGAAGAACTAAAAGATAAATTGAAAGGCCAGGTGTTGTCATTAAATTGTGATGAGGCcacaaacaacaataatgaCAAGATATTGAATGTGCTCATTCAATACTTTGACGAAGAGACAGGGAAAATTGAAATTGCTCATCTGGGATCCAGGAAGCAGAACTTAGCGACTGCAGCCAATATCTTGAAATCCCTTGAAAGTATATTGGCTGAATATGCTATTGAATGGACTCAGGTAGTAAGTGTTTTAATGGATAATTGTTCAACAATGAGGGAGTACGAGGAGGTGTTGAAACACTTATCAGACAGAAAAATCCCAACCTGCTTGATGTCAGTGGTGACACTGTGCACATGGTGAACAATGTCGCGAAAACCCTACTCAACTGTGTTGACCAGGgtgtaccaatgttttcatcTGACTTGTATTATGACATTGAAGAGTCTCCAAAAGTACAAGAGATATTCAGTGAAGTACAGAGCCTGATGAATGTGCAAACTCCAAAGCACCTCATTAGACCAATTTCAAGTCGGTTTCTGCAGATGAACGCTGTGGCATCAAGGCTAATGGAATGCGTTGATTCGCTGACTGTCTACTATTATGGCTTCCTGTCAGAAGAAGAAAAGGAGGGATACAGGTGATTGTTTAACATAAATTTGTccttaaatataagttaataacATAAGTGGTTAAAAGCTAATACATCCTTAAGTTTTTAGTGAATTCCATTGATCTGGATACAATCATCCATGGCATATGTAAACTTTTcacttgtttattgtttgtttttgtttacatgaaGCTGTCAGACTTAGTTGTCATGCTTTGATAGTAACTAAATAGATGAttgaatattttacatgtatacagttCGCCAATTGTAAAGGTGAGATTATCTACTGTAACTTGTGGCTTTTGAATACTGTttgaattaaagaaaacatatttgtgtgaaaatTTGTACAGTTACGCAAAAATGATGATCATttataatgaattattaaaatggtgtttaaataCTAAGAATAGTTTTTGAAAAGCTACAAGTTGTATGTTGTATCCTTAACATATATgtgcatattatatatatatatagtactAGACtccttaaatatatttgtggTTGCTGCTTTTATAGTCTTCTTCTTCATTTATAGTCTGCCTTTTAGTTCAAATTGACATACGCTTTTATAGTTTGTAATTACTAACCTCTCTATATGTAGTTAGCTTattgtaaaattttatacaGAGTTAAGAAATGCTTAataagaatacaaaaaaaagataACAGAAAAggcttatttatttaataaattcccttaaatatttaaaaggataaaaatatattattgctgaatgtatgtatatattgattaaaataacacATGTCTGATATGTCACATGATCAAGCAACATTTAAacttaatgatgttttaaagcGATTTTTATCTAGTATATACTTAAAAGATGGTTACATGGTCTggttataaatattattgatcTATAATTTCTTTAATGACTTTATGTACGTTTTTAGGCAGCTGATAAGCCAGATCTTTCAAGATCACAATGTCTCAGACCAAGCACAGGCAGCCATCATCCTTCTTCAGCTGTCACAGGAGAGGCAGCACAAGTCAGTCACGAGCAATGAGCGCAAGGAGCGGATCCTAGACAGTCTTTTCCATAATAGGAGGGAAACACTGGTTAAGATCAATCTGTTTAGGGGTCTACTGGATGTGTTTCAAGGGTTTGTGAAACAGTTCCAGAGTGAAAAACCCTTGATTCACACTCTTCACACTAGAATGACAGAGGTAGCCACAGAACTGTTGGGAATGTTTTGAAACCTGAGAAAATTCCAGACAGTATCACTAAGTTGATGAAATTAGATGTCACTGACAGAACTCTCCAGAAACCGGACAGAGGTATTGGTGTAGGGAAATATGCATATACTGAACTCAACAAAGCAAGAATAGACAAATCATGCAGGCACTGGGTTCAAAATCTGTATGCTAACCTCCGACATGGGTATGTCATGGCTGccaaaaaaatgctaaaaatgcCAATTGACAACAAAACACTGCGTTGGATGACTGCCTTGGACCCAGACTTAGGTAACCACAGTCAAACCTCTAGTGCCTTAAAGCGATTAGCTAGTTGCTTGCCAAATGTGTTTTCTGACGAACAGAATGGGCATCTAGCTGAAGAGATTGACAAGTACTGTGT
Proteins encoded in this region:
- the LOC128232199 gene encoding uncharacterized protein LOC128232199, with protein sequence MKFLPPGYNTKELEQPAKNKWRWQWLSEVDSKGVKWSDWLQKIEVCGVAFCSLCGKTINYKSNGKKALKLHCEDANHQKNHRVVKTNTVLPGSSQASKQSESMLDRVAKQRAITASFLSEHCLPFTLAPELLEFAKRLSQDKQALDKTTISKTSATYINTHGVAKSLKEELKDKLKGQVLSLNCDEATNNNNDKILNVLIQYFDEETGKIEIAHLGSRKQNLATAANILKSLESILAEYAIEWTQVAADKPDLSRSQCLRPSTGSHHPSSAVTGEAAQVSHEQ